The segment ggagatcattcattttgggccctttttgaaagtgccggccaaaaaaaaaaaatggcacgaatagtttgtttgtagatgttatgacgtaggcatccgctaagaaaggatttatAAAATTCTACCCACAAGAGGAAAAAATAGggtatgaaagtttgtatgatacTTTGGCAATTTTAAACCAACTGGGCTGAGACTTTGCATGCATAAATGAAATACCTGTGCAGCAGAAGACCATGTGGCAGCTTTACTGACAGATGTAGGCATCTTAAATCCATCACTATCTTTAGAACATCCAACACGACTAGTGGACGTGTCCCTGCTGTTGCACTGAGACACTATCCTCCtgcaaaaatcaaaatacataGTTTATTTAACGACTtcgaaaagttttttttttattctttacaagttagcccttgactacaatctcacctgatggtaagtgatgatgcagtctaagatggaagcgggctaactttttaggaggatgaaaatccacaccccttttctgtttctacatgacatcgtaccagaacgctaaatcgcttggcggttagtctgtgccggtagggtggtaattagccacggctggagcctcccaccaaccagacctgaaccaattaagaaaatctcaagcaGCCCAGCCAGGGgatgaacccaggacctccattttgtaaatccaccgcgcataccactgcgcaacggaggccgtcacaagGTTTTATGCTTTTAATGCCACATGGTGTTGGAACCATGTGGCATCAAAAGCCTTTGAGCCTAACATTACacagtataattttttaaaacaattatttctaaaaacaTCATCTGAtgaattatgtttaaatttgtatgtattaaatgttaaaacaatgttacaaatatgataaaaattacTATCAGTAACATAAAgtaagatattttaaatgtcATGATATACTTTACCATCACAACatgttattaaaattcaatgtaaatgaatattatattaggAGTGTACATACTTGTATACTCATACAATAACTCAGATTCACAACAAAGATAATGTGTAAAATCACAATCTCGTTAAATCCAATGTATATTAATGAGCCATTTAAAACAATCCGCAAATGACTgtcaaattatagtaagcgacacttttatcATATGTGTCAATTTAAATACAAGTAACATTTTTAAAGGGTAATTATGTGTGAAAACCTGTCCGAAATACTAATAGGGTTGatcacagttttttaaattgtatacaaattaagagtatgctaatagtaaagcaattttgtaaaagtaacagggtatctgcgatcattactttttgatttaaagggtcagatttgcggcactgcagcggatccctgaaaaaacgccccatacaaattGGTACGATTTATTGACGtccgtcgtaggtacataatgatcgttagatttgtatgggcgttcaaacaaaattactaatatctttgttatttgttcaCATATCAAAaacgtcacatttaatgtaaggaagctaaactgtatgaattttcatctaactacgataaaagatttttaataaattttgaaattttcttatttattttgtaaatatccagacaatctttgctttatgcataaattaattaacattgaccttatttacccgaatgtatcataaaaatcaatatattcaaacctagtcatcatccccatctactatactataataataagtcgggttttccttcctgacgctataactccaaaacgcacgaaccgatttccacggttttgcattcgttggaaaggtctcgggctccgtgaggtttatagcaaagaaaattcaggaaaaatttcaacgtagggtagggatagggtagaggtagttgaaagtttacatcgagtttcacgcgaacgaattcgcgggcgtccgctagtagtgtatataaattttcatttattattttgatagacAAATCTCACCTTTCAGAACTTTGCTCCCGGCTATATGATCGTAGTGAGCGCCATCGATCCAAATCATCTCTGCTGTTACCAATAGTTGAAGAACGATTACTTCTGTGGCTGTCACGCCGTTCTCTCTCTCGTTGTTTGAGACCATATGCTGCTGTATCATGGTGTACACTGGCAATACTATCTTTTCTATTGTGTTCAGCATCATTCTGAACGCTAACATTGCTATCCTTtctgtttcgttcttttttttctaaatttcgaAGTCCTCTGCTTGAGCTCctttaaaagttatattattattaatgtgctGTGTGTGGTGGCaacttcaaaataacaaaaataaactaaaaagcaaaaaaataacattgtatgtgctaccttctgatcaatttaaaggcggtgccaagacagtggcgtattaattaaagctgtttccgaaataaccacgggaaagaactgtctgaaaatccttgAACTTTATGGTTGAAatggctttagttaatgcatcactgtgttggcatcgcctttaaagtgatcagaaaCACATGATGatgtttttcgctttttagtttgtttttgtgattttgaagtcagttgaaatttttgttaagattttatttttctgtttttagtgtgtcttaGCATGTGAGTGTGTGAGAGCTTAGTGAGCGTAAGCAACAGTACGGACAAAATGTCgttgttttcattttaactaCAAATTACTGTACCaatattcatgaaaattaaatgggaccaatctagaagtatactctttcaaacaaaaaattaagtttaaaaattggttaataaatgtaagttatgaggtaacagatattaaataacaaaaaacatacgcgtcgaattgaatacctcctcctttattttcaaatcagttaaaaaagaattatacaGCAAAtgcaaaagaatatttttataactcaacaGTATGAGTCTCTAATTTATCCTTATGTCTCGATATCTAACACAACACTGTAGATCAAGCCATTCCGATGCTATGTTATTTCTTCTTGAACCAAAGTATCATAATCTAAACACTGACCAATGAGACAGCAATCTTCTCCTGTCATTTATCTTTGTGATATATAATTTATGAATGTGTATTATTGAATACAAGATAATTGAGTTTTTACTGTAAATAAGTTTCACTGTAAAAACAATACCTTCTATCTCTCCTACGTGACCTTGCAGTAGTCTTAGATTCACGGGACTCATTTGGTTTGACCTCTTGAGTTTGACTTGATTTAAGGCTTTGAGAAAACGATGTAGATGTATCACAGACTTCatcaaatttaatgtttttttcaacCTCTTCATTCCAATCCTATAATAAACCATTGGAAATAACAACACATTCAGTCAATTACACataagtacttaataataatgtgtaaatacaaaagaaaaacactTATAGTTCATTATCAAGCACTTATAATAAGTTATCACTAATATGTGATAATGAATCCTACAAAGAATGATCAGCCTAGACCCACCAACCTGCTCTGTATCCATGTAGTGTGCCTAAGCTCCAATTAATTCCAGAGGAGTTGCTCACTTTTACTTGTAGTGGGACTTTAATTCAACATGGATTGAAAATCCAGAATGGATACTTTCCGTTATTCTATAATACATGGTCTGTTACCACATACTTGCTacttatactacagccctacttTATGTgtgctgtttaccaacaaacaaatttaaaaaagaggGTATAAATCTCTAGTCATtacacacctaataataactaacttattcttaaattatagaaagtaaatttgaataataagcttagaactaGAACGTAGATATATTAtcaataaaactttataaacaaacaatatataatttcaaataaataagttatgaaatgacatgcatgcttaatttctaatttgtttgttggtaaacagtacacattaaGTAGGCTGTAGTATAACTTGAAATATCTAGATGAAAACATCTGCAGCAGTTTCAGGATTTTTTGAACATTagagtacatattattatttttgaaaaataccacCCATTACATATTTGTGAGCTTATTTAACAATTCATCTCAAATGCTGATGAGTAGAGGCACAAtatccatatatatatatatatatatttttgcacCTTGTTTGAATAAATACTAGATCTAATACACATAGTGACAAGATTAACTTACCAAGTTTGTCATATCTGAAAGATTTGCTGATATATGTGAAATAACATCTgcatcattttcattttcattgctCTCAATACTATTTTCTATTTCATATTTGATTGCACTTGATTTACTAATTCCATTTCTTGAGGCTTGAAATAGACACAACAATTATTAATcacacatttaaattatatatttaatataagaagataagaattaatttatttgctaaaaacCATTTGCATTATTTGCTTCTGCCTACAGCTTTGATTATGAAGGCAAGGtctaagtaaaaataaaattttgtttatatttatcttaatGTTACAGTAAAATATCTTCAGAGAGATTAATTGAgagataattaatttcaaaCACTTTCAATGGGTACTTAAAAAACCTACATCTACAGTTAAAGTTACTTGATTCTGCTAATAGATTATATAAATCACATGAGTACACCTACAATTTGTCCTACAAGATATATCATTAATCCATCCTAAGCTTGCTGAGCACAGGCGTTTATTCTAATATTTGAATCAAGTTACTAATGTTGATCTTTACAATGACAACAATAACCTTGaagatatttaacaaaaatagccttttaaaactttagtttagttagttaatCAACTTACCACTGTCATATAAATTCTTTTGATTTTCATAATCACTTACAAGTGAGTCTGGTTTTTCACATGCacttttattatctataatgtTAGGTTCATATAGATTCATATAAGAGCTACTTGGAGTAGACCTTCTTGAATTTTGTaattcataactttttaaatatgttgaTACAAACTTCTCTCTATCAAAGTTTTCATAATCCCTTAAACGTCCCCTTCCTCTGGAAGGTAAAGTTTGAGACCAGTTTGCATTGTTGGGGCTATGGATCTGGCCTGGACTATGGGCAGACTGTGTCATATCATTGTGAACATATCTATCTTTGTTTAACTGGTCTACACTATCAAAGCTCTGATGTCCCGATTgctctaaattatatttttttctaaacctAGGCGGTAAATTGTCTATATTAACAATATGCTTTGATCGAGAATCTGAGGGAAAACCAGCAGAATTTCTTCGACCAGAGGGTGGCTTGGCACCAGATCCTGATTTATTTCGTCCTGCCCATGTTTCCATACTCCTACTGTCTCTGTTTCTCTCTAAGTTTTGGTGAGTGGGTGATATTGACCTAGCCTCTGAACCCTGCCTCTGATGTCTATTATTAGAAGGGTGGTGGTCATTACTAGAGCTTTCTTTTTGGTGAAAATCTCTACCTGGGACATTCCTAGACTGGTATCCTGTTGTAGAACCATTATCATGTTTACTGGTCATTCGTCTATTGCTATATTGACCAGAACTGTCACTCTTGAAAGATGATTTTGGCTCTTTGTCAATATCGTAACTTGAATATTCTGACCTTGGTACGTACAGTTGTTGTTCAGGCTTTCTATGTCGACTATTTGTAGTATCTTTACCAGAGGCATTGACATCTTCACCATTCACAGATAGTTGAGATCCAAAATGACTATGCTCTCTTCCTCTAGAACCATTATCTAATTCATAAGAGTCCATTCTGGCATCTATACCATACCTAGATCGTCTTAGAGGGCCACTACCAGGTTTATACAGCTTTTGTTGTGGCTTGTTTTTTCTATAATCTTTACAGTCATCATCCATATCAATATCACAGGAAAAATTGCATAAAATATTGATAGCTTAATTAAACCGCAAACATTATTGCTAAATATTCAAGCATTTTCAGTTTCTTACATACATCGTgttggttatatttaatttctttataaacAAATATCACATTTTTTAACCGTTTAGTTAACTGCTAATAATATTGACTTTAATGAAATTGCTTCACGATGgtaatttaagttaatttatcaaaaaataaaaatgaaaacaatgcATGAAATTACGTTTGTATTATTCCGTTCCGATTTCCGTAGATACAAATAAGGTACCTTAAAGTAGAGTAGGACTTTAACAATAATCTGTGGATTTCCGTAGGTGCGTAGCGCAAATTAGTCATTTTCTGTGACTTCTCAGCATTGCCactatttatttacctaattcCCCACAAATAACTCCTTTCTTTGTGGGCAAATAGGTAAATAAGTCGGTCACACTTAACCTGGAAATCCCCATTGTTGGATACTTCATAAAAAATAGTTCaataataaaggatttaaatACAACTATTACAATTCTTTTAAGCCgattaaataaaagataataggGTTGGCCGGTAAAAGCTAATCGCAGATGGCGCCTCagtattgttgtacccacttctaatacagtctttcccgacgagttggaggggaacgggattgttggtcaaaattaaaaaaaagaattgatcACCATTGTTTGGTTGACATGGATTTTTATTCAAGCACATACAGCTCTTAGTTTTTCAAAAGCAAGTCTGCTCAAAATGCTTTGAGCAAATGCCTGTACTTAGTTGTGCTCCAACTCTCTCGTCCTGTCGCTTTtgtccatatattttataaattttcataacGTGGAAATCTGGAAAATAAACAAACGCAGCCGTGTTAATCATACAACTCACAATATAAATAGTAGGTTACAATCACTTTATATAATGCCTATAGtactattttattacaaaacttttaaaacaatttaaagctataaaaatataagtttctACTTaagcaatgaaaaatattagtaGTAACTTCtattcatcatctccttacccttatcccacttaagtaacttacatttttctagtaatatgactttcctctctacgtattacatgtccataccaagctaaccttttactcctcaatttttctgtcactggcgccaccttcagacttccttccttatttttatctattcttgtcacaccacacatccatctcaacatacgcatttcgttcacatgcattcgtttactatccatccctttcacaTTCATTTTcacaacattctgatccatacagcacgacaggtcttacaaccgttttgtatattttacccttaagtctatgaggcattcgcgggtcacatagtacacctgagacctgtcgccatttcatccatcccgcattcatattcagttttcgtttgactgatttgtagaccaacactttccaatttcGTCTGCCATTTTCCCAGTCTGCTCTGTACCTCAGATGCGTTTTCTCCGAAAAGTACAATATCATCGGCGAACAGCATACACCAAGGTGCTTCTTCCTGTATTTACTAGGAGAAACAAATAGGGGCTTAAAGCCGATCCTTGGTGTAAGCCCACCTCCACTTGAAACTTGTCAGTAACACCAGCTTCTGACCGTATGCTCGTGCATGCATCTCTATACATTTCTTTCACTATTCTAACATACTTCCCAGGTATTTTATTAGTAGTAActtctattataatataaattttgaaaaatggtAATTTTCCCTAATTTTAGGGAACAAATAAATGTAGCACATTTGGTAACCCTAAAATGCAGATAATCCgattaaattgaaaatgtttgtAACGCACGGAAAATGCCTATTCTGGATGCAATtaacttacctacttaatttcGGTGGTTAATCAcgcaaattttaattatttcgtactatttacgaatttcttttgttatttctgGATATTTTCACTGTTTTTCAAATCCTAATTACAAACTTTACTTGTTTATCCTAGAAAGATTATATTTTCACATTTCCGTTAACTACGGCTTTTGCAGCATAAATATCTTCTAAAATATGACCCTGTTCTCTGTCTACGCTGTATGGTAAAAAAATTATCTGTGGTagaattattacataataattttaattcatcaATCTTTTTTTAGTATGGTAACTctagaaaaaaaatgtcaattttaGAAAGTTGTCGTTTACCGTTGTAGTACGCAAAACAACGTTTGATACTTTAATTTATATGGCGATCAATGTGTAAACGTAATTAAATGATCAAAATTACTTGTGTTACGTATGTTTTCAACAATTTTATCCATCAGATTTGCAATGGGTTCTAGCTAACCCGTAGCTgacgtattttatatttttaaggtatAAAAATTGTacagaattattatttaagtgaaAGTAtctgtgtttatttttattgtatatattttaatatcgtTCATGACTAAGAAATAATGTCCTTCGAGTACTTGCCCGTGGCTGAAGATGAAAATGAAGAACCCATAGAACTTCCAATCGAAGAAGATGGTACGTTGATGTTAACCACAGTATCCGCGCAATTTCCCAGCTGTTGTGGGCTCAAGTATCGACATCCCGAAACGAAAACGTTTAGAGGCATTAGATTAAGAGATGGCAGGCTTTTCCCACCTCCAGAAGGTTGGGGTAATCATCTCTACATTTGCAGTTTTCCAAAAGAAAACAAACGAAGAGTTGGTGAACATTCAGAAACTTCGTCGTTGAAAAGTAAACGTAATGATAATCTGTGCTCTGATTTAATCGTTTTGGGATTGCCTTGGAAAGCAACTGAACAGACTGTACGTGAGTACTTTGAGAAGTTTGGCGAGGTATTGATGGCCCAGCTTAAGCGCGACCCCAAAACTGGCATGTCTAAAGGTTTTGCTTTCATCCGATTTTCATCATATACAACTCAAATGAGAGTGTTAGCGCAAAGACATATGATAGATGGCCGTTGGTGCGATGTGCGGATACCCAACTCCAAAGAAGGGTCTCTTAACTCTATGCCTTGTAAAGTTTTTGTTGGACGCTGTACAGAAGACCTGTCAGCCAATGATTTAAGAGAATATTTCTCACAATTTGGAGAGGTCACTGATGTTTTTATTCCAAAGCCTTTTAGGGCTTTCAGCTTCATAACATTTTTGGATCCTGAAGTTGCACAAAATTTATGTGGCCAAGATCATATCATAAAAGGAGTGTCAGTTAATGTGTCAAATGCATCTCCAAAGCAAAACAAAAGTGGCTCTAACCAACGGAATTTACCAAGCAGAAACTATGAAGAGGGACACCCTCACAATGCTACAAATAATAACTCGTGGAGTAGCCGTAATATGGATATGGTAAATATGCAAGCGTTGAGCTTATCTGGACAACACGGCCAATCAGCTGTGGCAGGTGGAGGTGGTCAGGGGCAAGGTGGCAGTATGCCTCTCGGCATGGGAGGCTTGCCAGTGAACCAGGCACTAGTGGCAGCAGCTTTAAACCAAGCTGGTTGGGGTTTGATTAACAACATACCTTCAGGAGGCTCTGAACAAGGAGCTTTTGCAGGCCCAGCGTCGTCTGCTCCCCCTGCTCCCCCAAACTTTCTTTCATGGATGCAACAAGGTAATTCTGCACAGGGACCTTCTAGTCAGTGGGGCCAGAGACACCAATCCCAAGGGCATTCTGTTTGATCCAGTGTCTGATTTGATAAGCTCACAATAATCTCTGTGATTGTAGCAACAATTAGATAATTATTTGTCTTAACCTATAATACAAATGGGTTGTTCTGTTGGTGAAGAGTGGTTTGCTACtgatgttattaatttattatgaattgcttgtgttttgttgtttttttttaatattatttcaatattatgctGTTAAATGTTTGGATACATTTGAAGCAGTAGCAAGgtgtatatgtaatatattattgttggtgtgcttttct is part of the Bicyclus anynana chromosome 5, ilBicAnyn1.1, whole genome shotgun sequence genome and harbors:
- the LOC112052800 gene encoding TAR DNA-binding protein 43-like gives rise to the protein MSFEYLPVAEDENEEPIELPIEEDGTLMLTTVSAQFPSCCGLKYRHPETKTFRGIRLRDGRLFPPPEGWGNHLYICSFPKENKRRVGEHSETSSLKSKRNDNLCSDLIVLGLPWKATEQTVREYFEKFGEVLMAQLKRDPKTGMSKGFAFIRFSSYTTQMRVLAQRHMIDGRWCDVRIPNSKEGSLNSMPCKVFVGRCTEDLSANDLREYFSQFGEVTDVFIPKPFRAFSFITFLDPEVAQNLCGQDHIIKGVSVNVSNASPKQNKSGSNQRNLPSRNYEEGHPHNATNNNSWSSRNMDMVNMQALSLSGQHGQSAVAGGGGQGQGGSMPLGMGGLPVNQALVAAALNQAGWGLINNIPSGGSEQGAFAGPASSAPPAPPNFLSWMQQGNSAQGPSSQWGQRHQSQGHSV